The Helianthus annuus cultivar XRQ/B chromosome 16, HanXRQr2.0-SUNRISE, whole genome shotgun sequence genome includes a window with the following:
- the LOC118487995 gene encoding carboxyl-terminal-processing peptidase 1, chloroplastic-like — MSIFFCTPPSSSLSPPPTTPHRHHKPPTSTSLPHKPSLISSLTGAALSFNLIFFSPLSPPPSIAADSTSSAVQFECREEDQRLEDEQRLRNAPELVTNEDIVTEAWQIVNDSFIGTDRSRWSPQSWLQKKEDVLGTSLPTRSKAHDVIRRMLSSLGDPYTRFLSPAQFSKMARYDMSGIGVNLREIPDENGEVKLKVLGLILDGPAHTAGVRQGDELLSVNGVNVKGKSAFEALSILQGPSETSVNIMVKHGNCGPVQSIDVQRQLVAKTPVFYRLEQTDNGNTKVGYVRLKEFNALARKDLVTAMKRLQGMGASVFVLDLRDNLGGLVQEGIEIAKLFLNEGETVIYTAGREPQNVKSIVAETSPLITAPVIVLVNRNTASASEIVASALHDNCRAILVGERTYGKGLIQSVFELHDGSGVVVTVGKYVSPNHLDINGNGIDPDYKKLPAWNEVAERLSKCQKQQG, encoded by the exons ATGAGTATCTTCTTCTGCACTCCACCATCTTCTTCCCTCTCTCCACCACCAACCACCCCTCACCGCCACCACAAACCACCTACCTCCACCTCCCTCCCTCACAAACCATCCTTAATCTCTTCACTAACTGGAGCCGCACTCTCCTTCAACCTCATCTTCTTCTCGCCGCTCTCTCCACCGCCGTCTATCGCCGCAGACTCCACTTCTTCAGCCGTTCAATTCGAGTGCCGTGAAGAAGATCAACGGTTAGAAGACGAGCAGCGCCTCCGAAACGCTCCTGAACTGGTGACTAATGAAGATATTGTTACTGAGGCTTGGCAGATTGTTAATGATAGCTTTATTGGTACTGATCGGAGCCGCTGGTCACCTCAATCGTGGCTT CAAAAGAAAGAAGATGTATTGGGTACATCACTTCCAACGAGGTCGAAAGCTCATGATGTAATCCGGAGGATGTTATCGAGCTTAGGCGATCCTTATACTCGTTTTCTTTCACCTGCACAG TTCTCAAAGATGGCAAGATATGACATGTCTGGAATCGGAGTAAACCTTAGGGAAATTCCCGATGAAAATGGTGAAGTAAAGTTGAAGGTCTTAGGACTCATTTTGGATGGCCCTGCGCATACTGCCGGTGTCAGACAG GGAGACGAACTATTATCTGTCAATGGAGTAAACGTGAAGGGGAAGTCAGCATTTGAAGCTTTATCAATCTTACAAGGCCCCAGCGAAACATCCGTAAACATCATG gtaaaGCATGGAAATTGTGGTCCGGTACAGTCTATTGATGTCCAAAGGCAACTTGTTGCTAAAACCCCTGTTTTTTATCGGTTGGAACAAACGGATAATGGCAATACCAAAGTTGGGTATGTGCGTTTGAAGGAGTTTAACGCACTCGCTAGGAAAGATTTGGTTACAG CAATGAAGAGACTTCAAGGAATGGGTGCCTCGGTCTTTGTTCTTGATCTTAGAGATAATCTTGGTGGATTAGTACAAGAGGGAATTGAAATTGCCAAATTATTTCTTAATGAAGGGGAGACA GTAATATATACTGCTGGAAGGGAACCTCAAAATGTAAAAAGTATCGTAGCAGAAACATCGCCTCTTATTACAGCTCCAGTCATT GTTTTGGTGAACAGAAATACTGCTAGTGCAAGTGAAATT GTTGCATCTGCGCTTCATGACAATTGTCGAGCTATTCTTGTTGGTGAAAGAACCTATGGAAAG GGCTTGATTCAGTCTGTATTTGAACTTCATGATGGATCTGGTGTGGTGGTCACTGTGGGGAAATACGTCTCACCGAATCATTTGGATATAAACGGGAATGGAATAGATCCGGATTATAAAAAGTTACCAG CATGGAATGAAGTAGCGGAACGTCTGTCCAAGTGCCAAAAGCAACAAGGATGA
- the LOC110918516 gene encoding protein MEI2-like 2, translating to MKSMNFSKAVRSGMLSGSDDVTLFSSSLPVLPHEKLILNNTENGYQQSVETNDLLEDHAIGSLLPNEDDLLAGVLNGFDYNLTNNLVDESEDFDLFGSGGGMEMEYDMIDNLNFGMSKVSLGDGVIVNGGAQYNISNGVGPVTVEHPYGEHPSRTLFVRNINSNVEDLELRALFEQYGDIRTLYTACKHRGFVMISYYDIRDARTAMRALQNKPLRRRKLDIHYSIPKENPSDKDINQGTLVVFNLDPSVSCDDLLQIFGAYGEVREIRETPYKRHHKFIEYYDVRDAEAALRSLNRCDIAGKRIKLEPSRPGGYRRNQMLQLSHEFDQDDTRSFRLQADPLIANSPVFASLSPNGLPGLVSILHTQPARISPIGKDHIRTSYVDQTFSNGYSMQDHNLSYLSGSMPAYGASGSTTSGIETLSGPEFLWGSPNKPSHGFPTTAQSPTTVHPFTGQLGPGPFLSSSQLHHHVGSAPSGLAFDRHFSQNHEPPETLFMSPPTFVGIGLVPCGSVNVMENGSPGFSNMSPKLMGHMFLGSEHYVGPGSIDLDSMSEDVHARNCWVDHNANQMDIKKQFQLDLDKISNGEDNRTTLMIKNIPNKYTSKMLLAAINENHSGSYDFLYLPIDFKNKCNVGYAFINMLSPMHIIPFYQVFNGKKWDKFNSGKVASLAYARIQGKAALVTHFQNSSLIYEDKRCWPIIFQSEGSDAVDQEYLPSSSLNTQDHPYSGDPLASPSPPDDW from the exons ATGAAGTCAATGAATTTCTCAAAGGCGGTGAGAAGTGGGATGCTATCCGGATCCGATGATGTCACTCTTTTCTCAAGCTCGTTACCGGTTTTACCTCATGAAAAGT TGATTTTAAACAATACCGAAAACGGCTATCAACAATCCGTAGAAACCAATGATTTGCTTGAAGATCATGCAATTGGAAGCTTGTTACCAAATGAAGATGATCTTTTGGCTGGCGTTTTGAACGGTTTTGACTATAATTTGACTAATAACCTTGTTGATGAGTCGGAAGATTTTGATCTTTTTGGAAGTGGTGGAGGTATGGAAATGGAATATGATATGATCGATAACTTGAATTTTGGCATGTCAAAAGTAAGTTTGGGTGATGGGGTTATCGTTAACGGTGGAGCCCAATACAACATATCGAATGGTGTGGGGCCCGTCACAGTTGAACATCCATACGGCGAGCATCCTTCTAGAACGTTATTTGTGCGTAACATTAACAGTAACGTTGAGGATTTAGAACTACGAGCTTTGTTTGAG CAATATGGTGATATTAGAACACTGTACACTGCATGTAAACACAGGGGCTTTGTGATGATATCTTATTATGACATCCGTGATGCTCGAACCGCCATGCGTGCATTACAAAATAAGCCTTTAAGAAGGAGGAAGCTCGACATTCATTACTCGATTCCAAAG GAAAATCCATCGGACAAAGATATAAATCAAGGAACATTGGTTGTTTTTAATTTAGACCCCTCGGTTTCGTGTGACGATCTCCTTCAAATCTTTGGTGCGTACGGTGAGGTTAGAGAG ATACGGGAGACACCATACAAAAGGCACCATAAGTTTATCGAATATTATGATGTTAGAGATGCAGAAGCAGCATTGCGGTCTCTCAACAGGTGTGATATAGCTGGGAAACGAATAAAGCTTGAACCTAGTCGTCCCGGTGGCTACCGCCGAAA CCAAATGTTGCAACTAAGCCACGAGTTTGACCAAGATGACACTCGAAGTTTTAGACTCCAAGCGGATCCCTTGATTGCCAACTCACCTGTTTTCGCTTCATTGAGTCCGAACGGTTTACCGGGATTGGTTTCTATTTTGCATACACAACCAGCAAGAATATCACCAATTGGCAAAGATCATATAAGAACCAGCTATGTTGACCAAACTTTCTCAAACGGATATTCAATGCAAGATCACAATTTGAGTTACTTAAGCGGGTCAATGCCCGCTTATGGTGCATCGGGATCAACCACTTCAGGAATCGAAACGCTATCCGGCCCAGAATTTCTTTGGGGAAGTCCCAATAAACCTAGCCATGGGTTCCCGACCACCGCTCAATCGCCAACAACGGTTCACCCATTCACAGGCCAACTGGGCCCGGGCCCATTTCTTAGTTCGTCTCAACTACACCATCATGTCGGGTCGGCTCCGTCTGGGTTGGCGTTTGACCGACATTTCAGTCAGAACCATGAGCCTCCTGAAACATTATTCATGAGTCCTCCAACTTTTGTAGGCATAGGTTTAGTTCCATGTGGGTCTGTGAACGTTATGGAAAACGGGTCCCCCGGTTTCAGCAACATGTCTCCTAAATTGATGGGTCATATGTTCCTAGGTAGCGAACACTACGTGGGACCAGGGTCTATAGATTTAGACAGCATGAGTGAAGACGTACATGCCCGAAACTGTTGGGTCGATCACAATGCAAACCAGATGGATATCAAGAAACAATTTCAGCTCGATCTTGATAAAATTAGCAACGGGGAAGATAACCGAACAACTTTAATGATAAAAAACATCCCTAATAA GTATACTTCAAAGATGTTGCTAGCTGCCATTAATGAAAATCATAGCGGTAGTTATGATTTTCTCTACCTACCGATCGATTTCAAG AACAAATGCAATGTCGGGTATGCGTTTATCAACATGCTTTCACCAATGCATATAATCCCATTTTACCAG GTTTTCAATGGGAAAAAGTGGGACAAATTCAACAGTGGGAAAGTAGCTTCGTTAGCGTATGCTAGAATCCAAGGAAAGGCGGCACTCGTAACCCATTTTCAGAATTCCAGCTTGATATACGAAGATAAACGATGCTGGCCTATTATTTTTCAATCTGAGGGCTCTGATGCTGTTGATCAG GAATATCTGCCATCTAGTAGCTTGAACACACAAGACCATCCATACTCAGGGGACCCGTTGGCTAGCCCTAGTCCACCGGATGATTGGTAA
- the LOC118487996 gene encoding uncharacterized protein LOC118487996 isoform X2: MLFNTDFLHLMVQESSFVASGKQNQDDAKRRPTLKRKHSPNHNDYLVLRKTGKTSAEMTPEVPDECLGVSTFVISGILGSYAGSILLPKKSVKNELLPLIDSSLHSGVHDGSAQVEVVLANVTDGRSFTLHLTCRRRSYILKNVYKVLKTYGINTGDLVEFYPRKFLDKKLYIGFKFSHVSPRVP, encoded by the exons ATGCTTTTCAACACTGATTTCTTGCACCTGATG gtacaagaaagttcatttgttGCTTCTGGAAAACAAAATCAAGACGATGCAAAACGACGACCTACATTAAAAAGAAAGCACTCACCGAATCATAATGATTATCTTGTTTTACGCAAAACCGGAAAAACCTCAGCTGAAATGACTCCTGAGGTTCCAGATGAATGTTTAGGTGTTTCCACTTTTGTCATAAGTGGAATACTGGGCAG CTATGCTGGATCAATCCTATTGCCAAAGAAAAGCGTCAAAAACGAGTTACTACCGCTTATAGATAGTAGTTTGCACAGCGGAGTCCATGATGGAAGTGCGCAAGTCGAAGTTGTTTTGGCCAACGTTACAGATGGACGCAGTTTCACTCTACACCTTACCTGCAGACGACGGTCATACATTTTAAAAAACGTCTATAAAGTTCTCAAAACATATGGAATAAACACGGGGGATTTAGTCGAGTTCTATCCCCGGAAATTCTTAGATAAAAAATTGTATATCGGATTCAAGTTTAGCCATGTGTCTCCTCGTGTACCATGA
- the LOC118487996 gene encoding uncharacterized protein LOC118487996 isoform X1 encodes MLFNTDFLHLMVQESSFVASGKQNQDDAKRRPTLKRKHSPNHNDYLVLRKTGKTSAEMTPEVPDECLGVSTFVISGILGRSKIIKILTAYDTSYAGSILLPKKSVKNELLPLIDSSLHSGVHDGSAQVEVVLANVTDGRSFTLHLTCRRRSYILKNVYKVLKTYGINTGDLVEFYPRKFLDKKLYIGFKFSHVSPRVP; translated from the exons ATGCTTTTCAACACTGATTTCTTGCACCTGATG gtacaagaaagttcatttgttGCTTCTGGAAAACAAAATCAAGACGATGCAAAACGACGACCTACATTAAAAAGAAAGCACTCACCGAATCATAATGATTATCTTGTTTTACGCAAAACCGGAAAAACCTCAGCTGAAATGACTCCTGAGGTTCCAGATGAATGTTTAGGTGTTTCCACTTTTGTCATAAGTGGAATACTGGGCAG GAGTAAGATAATCAAAATACTCACCGCTTATGACACTAGCTATGCTGGATCAATCCTATTGCCAAAGAAAAGCGTCAAAAACGAGTTACTACCGCTTATAGATAGTAGTTTGCACAGCGGAGTCCATGATGGAAGTGCGCAAGTCGAAGTTGTTTTGGCCAACGTTACAGATGGACGCAGTTTCACTCTACACCTTACCTGCAGACGACGGTCATACATTTTAAAAAACGTCTATAAAGTTCTCAAAACATATGGAATAAACACGGGGGATTTAGTCGAGTTCTATCCCCGGAAATTCTTAGATAAAAAATTGTATATCGGATTCAAGTTTAGCCATGTGTCTCCTCGTGTACCATGA